A genome region from Staphylococcus capitis subsp. capitis includes the following:
- a CDS encoding DUF1641 domain-containing protein — MAERITEIKRLKKSPEQIKNENLNEVLDAIAENKDSILKAIRLIHTLDEAKILDALNGGFKARQVIINKFAVELNKDIYTGLLSNMAQMVFLLGDLNVKDLSEMLNRLNKGLHVANQASPNARTSIRNLMGILKDDDMNRSLTYMLNLLKGMSRE; from the coding sequence ATGGCTGAAAGAATTACTGAAATTAAACGTCTAAAAAAGTCACCTGAGCAAATAAAGAATGAAAATTTAAACGAAGTCCTTGATGCTATTGCTGAGAATAAAGATAGCATTCTTAAAGCAATCCGTTTAATTCATACTTTAGATGAAGCGAAAATTTTAGATGCACTCAATGGTGGATTTAAAGCACGACAAGTAATTATCAATAAGTTTGCAGTGGAGTTAAATAAGGATATTTACACAGGATTATTATCTAATATGGCACAAATGGTCTTTTTACTTGGTGACTTAAATGTGAAAGATTTAAGTGAAATGCTTAATCGTCTTAACAAAGGTCTTCATGTTGCAAACCAAGCAAGTCCTAATGCACGTACATCTATTAGAAACTTAATGGGTATCCTTAAAGATGACGACATGAATCGTAGTTTAACTTACATGCTTAATTTACTTAAGGGCATGTCACGAGAATAA
- a CDS encoding N-acetylglucosaminidase produces MKNTRFRITTILIIAILVIFGILFLIFDTNLFKNDIKYTFNEAVERQIGEGTLNTKERDGKFVNAKEKDVEQAMSISHGDNPLKYMDISEKVPMSESEVNHILKGKGILEDQGHTFIKAQDKYEVNIIYLISHALVETGNGKSELAKGVKDGSHRYYNFYGIGAFDENAVHTGESYAKQQSWTTPSKAIMGGASFVRNHYFENNQLNLYQMRWNPQNPGQHQYASDIKWVDNIADMMKKYYDNFGIKKENIRKKYYR; encoded by the coding sequence ATGAAGAATACTAGATTTCGTATAACGACAATCTTAATAATAGCTATTTTAGTAATATTTGGAATTCTATTCCTCATTTTTGATACTAATCTTTTCAAAAATGATATCAAATATACTTTCAATGAAGCTGTAGAAAGACAGATAGGTGAAGGTACGCTAAATACTAAAGAGAGAGATGGAAAGTTTGTCAATGCGAAAGAAAAAGATGTTGAACAAGCCATGAGTATTAGCCATGGAGACAATCCGTTGAAATATATGGATATTTCTGAAAAAGTGCCTATGTCTGAATCAGAAGTCAATCATATTTTAAAAGGTAAAGGTATCCTTGAAGATCAAGGCCATACCTTTATAAAAGCTCAAGATAAATATGAAGTTAATATTATTTACTTAATAAGTCATGCATTAGTAGAAACTGGGAACGGAAAATCAGAACTTGCTAAAGGCGTTAAGGATGGAAGTCATAGATACTACAACTTTTATGGCATTGGCGCTTTCGATGAAAATGCTGTCCATACTGGTGAAAGCTATGCTAAACAACAATCATGGACTACACCTAGTAAAGCAATTATGGGTGGCGCATCTTTCGTACGTAATCATTATTTTGAAAATAATCAACTTAATTTATATCAAATGCGTTGGAATCCACAGAATCCTGGGCAACACCAATATGCGAGTGATATTAAGTGGGTAGACAATATTGCTGATATGATGAAAAAATATTATGACAACTTTGGTATTAAAAAAGAAAATATACGAAAAAAATACTATAGATAG
- a CDS encoding FAD-dependent monooxygenase encodes MKVAIVGAGIGGLTVAALLEEQGHEVKIFEKNNSIREVSAGIGIGDNVLKKLGNHDLQKGIKNAGQNLTAMNVYDERGRELVSAKLKNNTLNVTLVRQTLIDIIQSYVKSSSIYTNHLVTGLEQTNSKVTVHFSAQESEAFDLCIGADGIHSNVREAVGASTKLIYQGYTCFRGIVDDVNLKDEHVANEYWGAKGRVGVVPLLNNQAYWFITVPAKERDPKYQTFGKPHLQAYFNHFPNEVRQILDKQSETGILLNDIYDMKPLRTFVYGRTILLGDAAHATTPNMGQGAGQAMEDAIVLVNCLEAYDFDKALERYDKLRVKHTAKVIKRSRKIGKVAQKRNKLIVNIRNSIMKMMPNAYASSQATFLYKSKEK; translated from the coding sequence ATGAAAGTTGCAATTGTAGGTGCAGGAATTGGTGGTTTGACTGTCGCTGCATTATTAGAAGAGCAAGGTCATGAAGTGAAAATTTTCGAGAAGAATAATTCAATTAGAGAAGTGAGTGCAGGTATAGGTATAGGGGATAATGTACTAAAAAAATTGGGTAATCATGATCTTCAAAAGGGCATTAAAAACGCTGGTCAAAATCTAACAGCTATGAATGTATATGATGAACGTGGGCGCGAATTAGTGTCCGCTAAATTAAAAAATAATACTTTAAATGTAACGTTAGTGCGTCAAACTTTAATAGATATTATTCAATCATATGTTAAGTCTTCTTCAATATATACTAATCATTTAGTGACTGGTTTAGAACAAACAAATTCTAAAGTAACAGTTCACTTTTCAGCACAAGAAAGTGAAGCATTTGATTTGTGTATCGGAGCAGATGGCATTCACTCAAATGTAAGGGAAGCTGTTGGTGCCTCTACCAAGTTGATTTATCAGGGCTATACTTGCTTTAGAGGGATTGTTGATGATGTCAATCTTAAAGATGAACATGTAGCTAATGAATATTGGGGTGCAAAGGGAAGAGTTGGTGTTGTTCCATTATTAAATAACCAAGCTTATTGGTTCATTACGGTTCCAGCTAAAGAAAGGGATCCTAAATATCAAACATTTGGTAAACCGCATTTACAAGCATATTTTAATCATTTTCCAAATGAAGTACGACAAATACTTGATAAGCAAAGTGAGACGGGCATATTATTAAATGACATTTATGATATGAAACCTTTAAGAACCTTTGTATATGGAAGAACAATTTTATTAGGAGATGCTGCCCATGCTACTACGCCAAATATGGGGCAAGGTGCTGGACAAGCGATGGAAGATGCAATCGTTTTAGTCAATTGCTTGGAAGCTTATGATTTCGACAAAGCACTTGAACGATATGATAAATTACGTGTTAAGCACACTGCCAAGGTAATTAAGCGATCAAGAAAAATTGGAAAGGTTGCACAGAAACGTAATAAATTAATTGTGAACATACGCAATTCAATTATGAAAATGATGCCTAACGCATATGCATCATCACAAGCAACATTTTTATATAAATCAAAAGAAAAATAA
- a CDS encoding 2-hydroxyacid dehydrogenase family protein: protein MEKVYIAGAIPEVGLNLLKEHFEVEMYDGEGIIDKETLKEGVKDATALVSLLSTNVDKDVIDSGKNLKIITNYGAGFNNVDVDYAREKDIDVTNTPKASTNATADLTIGLILSVARRIVEGDELSRTKGFDGWAPLFFRGREVSGKTIGIIGLGEIGGAVAKRARAFDMDVLYTGPHRKEEKEREIGAKYVDLDTLLENADFITINAAYNPDLHHLIDSEQFKQMKSTAYLVNAGRGPIVNEQALVQALENKEIEGAALDVYEFEPEITDELKSFKNIVLTPHIGNATYEARDMMAKIVANDAIKKLNGEEPQFVVNRK, encoded by the coding sequence ATGGAAAAAGTATATATCGCAGGCGCAATTCCTGAAGTAGGATTAAACTTATTGAAAGAACATTTTGAAGTTGAGATGTACGATGGCGAGGGAATTATTGATAAAGAAACTTTAAAAGAAGGCGTTAAAGATGCCACTGCTTTAGTAAGTTTACTCTCTACTAATGTGGATAAAGACGTAATAGATAGCGGTAAAAATCTTAAAATTATTACTAACTATGGCGCTGGTTTCAATAATGTTGATGTCGATTATGCGAGAGAAAAAGATATCGATGTGACTAACACACCTAAAGCATCCACAAATGCCACTGCTGATTTAACAATTGGCTTGATACTTAGCGTTGCCCGTCGAATTGTTGAAGGTGATGAATTATCAAGAACTAAAGGCTTTGACGGCTGGGCGCCTCTATTTTTCCGTGGAAGAGAAGTTTCAGGCAAGACAATTGGAATTATTGGTTTAGGAGAAATTGGTGGTGCTGTTGCCAAACGTGCACGTGCATTTGATATGGATGTATTATATACAGGCCCACACCGTAAAGAAGAAAAAGAAAGAGAAATCGGTGCTAAATATGTAGATTTAGATACTTTATTAGAGAATGCAGACTTCATTACTATTAATGCGGCTTATAACCCTGATCTTCATCATTTAATTGATAGTGAACAATTTAAACAGATGAAATCCACAGCATATCTAGTTAACGCTGGTCGAGGACCTATCGTCAATGAACAAGCACTTGTACAAGCGCTTGAAAATAAAGAAATCGAAGGCGCTGCCCTAGATGTATATGAGTTCGAACCTGAGATAACAGATGAGCTCAAATCGTTTAAAAATATTGTTCTTACACCACATATCGGTAATGCGACATATGAAGCTAGAGATATGATGGCTAAAATCGTTGCTAACGATGCAATTAAAAAATTAAATGGTGAAGAACCACAATTCGTCGTAAATCGTAAATAA